The Candidatus Methylomirabilota bacterium genome window below encodes:
- a CDS encoding ABC transporter permease, translated as MTPGLLVDPHLWQQTLVYAAPLIIAALGELIIERSGVLNVGIEGMMLVAAVTCFVVTWQTQMVAAGIGAGMLAAAAMALALVYYAVALRGPQITVGLGLYVLGIGLSSLIFRMVFGIRTSPPQIATLSPVAVPGLGDLPVVGTVFFQQTILTYAAFALIPLVHLALFRTAWGLRLRATGENPRAVDALGIDVAGLRYGAAAVGGLLIGLGGAYLPVVLTGTFSDNMTAGRGWLALMLVIFGRWMPVTVLAGALLFAYVEAFQFKAGMVSKAVPPQFLLMLPYVFALVVLVRVYRGASAPRALAVPYDREARG; from the coding sequence GTGACCCCCGGCCTCCTCGTCGATCCGCACCTCTGGCAACAAACGCTGGTCTACGCCGCCCCCCTCATCATCGCGGCCCTCGGCGAGCTGATCATCGAGCGCAGCGGCGTCCTCAACGTCGGCATCGAGGGCATGATGCTGGTCGCCGCCGTGACCTGCTTCGTGGTCACCTGGCAGACGCAGATGGTCGCGGCCGGCATCGGCGCCGGCATGCTGGCGGCGGCGGCGATGGCGCTGGCGCTCGTCTACTATGCGGTGGCGCTGCGCGGGCCGCAGATCACCGTGGGGCTTGGCCTCTACGTGCTGGGCATCGGCCTGTCCTCGTTGATCTTCCGCATGGTCTTCGGGATCCGTACCAGCCCGCCCCAGATCGCCACGCTGTCGCCGGTGGCGGTGCCCGGCCTGGGCGACCTGCCGGTGGTCGGCACCGTGTTCTTCCAGCAGACGATCCTCACCTACGCGGCGTTCGCGCTGATTCCCCTCGTCCACCTGGCGCTGTTCCGCACGGCGTGGGGGCTGCGGCTGCGGGCGACGGGCGAGAACCCGCGGGCGGTCGACGCCCTCGGCATCGACGTGGCCGGGCTACGCTACGGGGCGGCCGCGGTGGGCGGGCTCCTCATCGGGCTGGGCGGCGCCTACCTGCCGGTGGTGCTCACAGGGACGTTCAGCGACAACATGACGGCGGGACGCGGGTGGCTCGCGCTCATGCTGGTCATCTTCGGCCGGTGGATGCCGGTCACGGTGCTGGCCGGCGCCCTGCTCTTCGCCTACGTCGAGGCGTTCCAGTTCAAGGCCGGCATGGTCAGCAAGGCCGTGCCGCCCCAGTTTCTTCTCATGCTGCCGTACGTGTTCGCGCTGGTGGTGCTGGTGCGCGTCTACCGGGGGGCCAGCGCCCCCCGGGCGCTGGCCGTGCCCTACGACCGGGAGGCGCGCGGATGA
- a CDS encoding DUF1116 domain-containing protein, translating into MGGDTLLDRAPAAINVGADLFADSLASQGAGVRRVDWQPADAPRELARVWTARVETANRRAAAALLGAHAVLVDVRPAIDVIPGMTPDTILHAGPPVEWTRMSGPLRGAVIGALLLEARATSAAEAERLAASGAVGFAPCHHHASVGPMAGVTTASMPVFVVENRAGGNRAYSTLNEGLGKVLRYGAFAPEVLDRLRWFRERLGPALGEAIRRAGGIDVRAIIAQALQMGDECHNRNRAASALLIKALAPHVAALDLAASERERVLTFAAGNEHFFLNVGMAACKLAADAAHGVPGSTLVTTMARNGTDFGIRVSGLGDRWFTAPADTPVGLYFTGHGPDDANPDIGDSAITETAGLGGFAMAAAPAIVQFVGGTPADALATTRLMYEITMAESESYRVPALDFRGTPTGIDVRLVAQTGVLPQINTGIAHRQPGVGQIGAGLVKPPRACFEAALSALVRDAGHG; encoded by the coding sequence GTGGGCGGTGACACGCTGCTCGATCGAGCGCCGGCGGCGATCAACGTGGGGGCCGATCTGTTCGCCGATTCGCTGGCCAGCCAGGGCGCTGGGGTGAGGCGAGTGGACTGGCAGCCGGCGGACGCGCCCCGAGAGCTGGCCCGGGTGTGGACCGCGCGGGTCGAGACGGCGAACCGCCGGGCTGCGGCTGCGCTGCTCGGCGCCCATGCCGTCCTCGTCGACGTCCGTCCCGCCATCGACGTCATCCCCGGCATGACGCCCGACACGATCCTGCACGCCGGACCGCCCGTGGAGTGGACACGGATGAGCGGGCCCCTGCGCGGTGCCGTCATCGGCGCCTTGCTGCTGGAGGCACGCGCCACGTCGGCGGCCGAGGCCGAGCGGCTGGCCGCCAGCGGCGCCGTCGGCTTCGCGCCCTGTCATCACCACGCCTCGGTGGGGCCCATGGCCGGCGTGACGACGGCCTCCATGCCGGTCTTCGTCGTCGAGAACCGCGCCGGCGGCAACCGCGCGTACTCCACCCTGAACGAGGGGCTGGGCAAGGTCCTGCGCTATGGGGCGTTCGCGCCCGAGGTGCTCGACCGGCTGCGCTGGTTTCGCGAGCGACTGGGCCCCGCCCTGGGTGAGGCGATCCGCCGCGCGGGCGGGATCGACGTGCGGGCCATCATCGCCCAGGCCCTGCAGATGGGCGACGAATGCCACAACCGCAACCGCGCGGCCTCGGCGCTGCTCATCAAGGCCCTGGCGCCCCACGTGGCGGCCCTCGACCTGGCGGCCTCGGAGCGCGAGCGCGTGCTGACCTTCGCGGCCGGCAACGAGCATTTCTTCCTGAACGTCGGGATGGCGGCGTGCAAGCTGGCCGCCGACGCCGCGCACGGTGTGCCGGGCTCCACGCTGGTCACCACGATGGCGCGCAACGGCACCGACTTCGGCATCCGCGTCAGCGGCCTGGGCGATCGCTGGTTCACCGCGCCCGCCGACACGCCGGTCGGGCTCTACTTCACCGGGCACGGGCCGGACGACGCCAACCCGGACATCGGCGACAGCGCCATCACCGAGACCGCCGGGCTGGGCGGCTTCGCCATGGCCGCCGCGCCCGCCATCGTGCAGTTCGTCGGGGGCACGCCCGCCGACGCGCTGGCAACCACGCGGTTGATGTACGAGATCACCATGGCCGAGAGCGAGAGCTACCGGGTTCCCGCCCTCGACTTCCGCGGCACCCCCACCGGGATCGACGTGCGCCTGGTCGCCCAGACCGGAGTCCTGCCGCAGATCAACACGGGGATCGCGCACCGGCAGCCGGGCGTCGGCCAGATCGGCGCCGGGCTCGTCAAGCCGCCGCGGGCCTGCTTCGAGGCCGCCCTGAGCGCGCTCGTCCGCGACGCCGGTCATGGCTGA